GGCTTCAGACAAGTCGTCGGGCAAACCGCGTCCGCCAGCCAACAAGCCGTTGTCGAACGACTTCACATGCTTCTTGAGGGTGGCCGTTGTTCCGCGGACCAGGAAAAGAATCGAGAAGGCCGAGCCAATGGTATGGTCTTCGTCGAAGGCCTTAATGCTGCCGTCGTCTAGACGGCACTTTTTTATGAACTCGAAGCCTGCTTGGTACCACATCGGCTCCGGGTCCGGCTTACCGGTGTCGAGCTCTTCAAACGCTTTGTAACGCTCTAAAGCGTACAGGTAATACAATTGCCAACGTGTCCCCTCGACGGTGAAATGCTTGTCCATCCATTGGCCGCCCAAATCTTTCACCGATTGCAGGGCCCCCACGTCGACCAACTCGCGGGCCTTTTTGTTGTCGGCCTTTTTCTCTTCGTCGATTTCGGTGAAGCCGCTGGGGACGTCCGAGTCTGCTTTTTTCCGCTGCCCCCCCAAATCAAGGACATTTGCCGAAACATATAGCGAGCAAAGACCAGCAGTCGTCAAGCTTGGGCGAATGTCCGCTTGTTGTACGCGTGCTTTGCCACGTGGCGAAACAATCCCTTGATAGCCAAAACCGCCCGAAGGATCTTGCACCGACATCACCCAGTTGGTCATGCCCGCGATCGTTTCGATGGGAACATCAAACTGATTCGCTTTGGCTAACCACAGCCCGAGCGCTGCGTACTGGGTCATCGAATTGTCGCCGGTATCTTTCTCGGCATACCCGTAACCACCATGGCCTTTCTGGCATTTCACAAAGAACTCGACCAGGTTTTCGATCTCTTGATGGTTCGAGTAGGGATCGAGCTCACAGAGCAGAATCAACACCATCCCTGCGTCGTAGACAGCATCGTGTTCAAACTTGGGAACGGTGGCGGCGAACTTTTTACAGTCGGCCAAAGCCCCCTTAATGAGTGGGTGATCTGGCTTAGTGCCCGATTTATAGAGAGCTAGCGCAACGAGGCATCTGCCACCGATACGGCTGTAGGGCTTGGAAGACTGCAAGAATTTGTTAGCGCCAGCAACGATTTCAAGAACTTCGGGAGACTTCGGATTCAAGGCCTGCGCCGTCGAATTCCATCCAGCCACCATCCCGAAGAACCCAAGCATGTAGGCGCAAACCGTCCACGATGGTTTCGTATAAGAAGGCATTCAAATTGTATCTCTGTTCCAGCGATGAAGAGCGCGACCCAATAGTCGGTCTAATCCGCTGAACTTAACGCGATAGCATCGCTTTAGGCAAACAGATTTCCCGAATTGGGTACAACTGAGGGGCTGAGCGTCGCCCCAAAAGCAGTACTTAAGGGCAAAGCTATCTCTCAATATGCGTTGATGTTAAGGCTAGGAACGAATGACTACCGTGTCAAGCAAGTTGTCGAAATACGCGCAGATTGTTAATTTATGCAGAAATACATGCACTTTTTGACATGGCCATCCTGTAGAACTGCCTGCACTTCTGTTTTTCTTGGCTCAGAATCGACCCTGTGCAAGAAACTTGTAACATCAACCGCAGTCAGTGGTTCCCCCAGTTGACATCCACCCAGGAGATCTCTAGACTTAGCTCCTTCCTAGCAAGGTCAGATAGCTCAGTTGGTAGAGCAATGGACTGAAAATCCATGTGTCGCCGGTTCGATCCCGGCTCTGACCACTTCGGCAAATCGCGGCGGAACTTCGAGTTTCCGTCGCTTTTAGCCCACAAGTTAGTTCTCGCCCATAAAAAAAGCCCTCAAGATGACTCATCTTGAGGGCTTGATTCGTTCTTGGCCACTGCTTCCTAAGCCCATACGGGCAAAGAGCTTAGACCATTTCTTTCAGGTTCTTTAGAGGGCGAACCTTGACCTTGGTCGAGGCCGGCTTGGCCGGAACGTCCATCAGCTCGCCTGGCTTGAACGGGTTAGGCACACCTTTGCGAGCAGGCTTGGCCGGAACCTTCTTCTTTTCGATCTTCACGATGCCAGGAATGGCGATCGCACCGGCGCCGCTACGTCCGAGGGCTTTACCAATCTCTGCGGACAGCGAGTCTAGGACCGCGCTGACATCCTTCTTCGCAATGCCCGTGGCTTCCGAGATGTTCGTCAGCAGTTGGGTCTTGGTAA
The sequence above is drawn from the Bremerella cremea genome and encodes:
- a CDS encoding HU family DNA-binding protein → MAKKAAAATVKKPLTKTQLLTNISEATGIAKKDVSAVLDSLSAEIGKALGRSGAGAIAIPGIVKIEKKKVPAKPARKGVPNPFKPGELMDVPAKPASTKVKVRPLKNLKEMV